Proteins from one Belonocnema kinseyi isolate 2016_QV_RU_SX_M_011 chromosome 8, B_treatae_v1, whole genome shotgun sequence genomic window:
- the LOC117179143 gene encoding uncharacterized protein LOC117179143, giving the protein MKGTYFYECISGVIIQTHGRPGEKPLTEDNICSLISKVFNNAKDWEGERQKRGALQNRLSDKAVRGKAEEFQDLEEFQDPEEHQVLEDRKKEPNREDESELST; this is encoded by the exons ATGAAGGGAACTTATTTTTATGAGTGTATCTCAG gtgTGATTATACAGACTCATGGACGTCCTGGTGAAAAGCCATTAACTGAGGATAATATTTGCAGTTTAATTAGCAAAGTTTTTAATAATGCTAAGGACTGGGAGGGTGAGAGGCAGAAAAGAGGTGCTTTGCAAAACAGACTGAGCGATAAAGCAGTTCGGGGTAAGGCCGAGGAATTTCAAGATCTAGAGGAATTTCAAGATCCAGAGGAACATCAAGTTCTAGAGGATCGAAAGAAGGAACCAAACAGAGAAGATGAGTCTGAGTTATCaacataa